The DNA region CGACACGTCCTGGCTGCCGCTGGTCATGACAGAGCGGGCCGGGTGAACCGGCCGGTAGCGCTGCCCTTCGCGTGTGTCGAGGGTAAGGGCGGAGGGGCACTTTGCCCCCGTCTCCGTGCCGTGCTGTGGCTGGAATCACCAGAACGCCGGGAGGCCGGGGCGGTGCCCCGGCCGGGCGGGCGCCGGGGCGTCCGCCCGGGCGCCGGGCGGTGCGGTGGTGGGGGCGCCGGCCGGGCGGTGGTTCAGCGGTGCCCGGGGCGCCGGCGGGCCCAGGCCCGGATGGTGTCGGGGTACCAGCGGGGGTGGCCACTGCCGTCGATGACGTCCGGTTCGGGGAGCAGGCCGTGCCGCCGGTAGTTGCGGACGGTCTCGGACTGGACGTTGATGTGGCGGGCGATCTCGGCGTACGACCACAGGTCGGTGCTTCGGCTCACGGGTCACCTCCGGCTGTGCGTGGGGGGACGTGCGTGATCAGCCTTTCCGGGCCCGGCGGCACCTTCTCCGCGGAACGGACACCGTGGTCGTACCGTGACAGACCGGGAGCACGGTACGGACAAATCGCCGATCGTCACGGGCACGAACGACCGGGCGGGCGGCGAACGGGAGGACGACCGGGCGAGCGGCCCCCGCCCGGGGCGCCGACCACGACCCCGGCCGGCTCAGGCCCCGGACCACTCAGGCCTCAGGCCTCGGACCTCAGGCCTCAGGCCCAGAGCTGGCCCTGCAGTGCCTCGACCGCCGCCTCGGTGGACTCGGCGGTGTAGATGCCGGTGGAGAGGTACTTCCAACCGCCGTCGGCGACCACGAAGACGACGTCGGCGCGCTCGCCGGCCTGCGCGGCCTTGCGGCCGACACCGATCGCCGCGTGCAGGATCGCGCCGGTGGAGACGCCCGCGAAGATGCCCTCCTGCTGGAGGAGTTCGCGGGTGCGCAGCACGGCGTCGGCGGAGCCGACCGAGAAGCGGGTGGTGAGCACCTCGGCGTCGTACAGCTCGGGGACGAAGCCCTCGTCGAGGTTGCGTAGGCCGTAGACGAGGTCGTCGTAGCGCGGTTCGGCGGCGACGATCCGCACCCCGGGGACCTTCTCGCGCAGGAACCGGCCGACGCCCATCAGGGTGCCGGTGGTGCCGAGACCGGCCACGAAGTGGGTGACGGTGGGCAGGTCGGCGAGGATCTCGGGGCCGGTGGTGGCGTAGTGGGCGCCGGCGTTGTCGGGGTTGCCGTACTGGTAGAGCATGACCCAGTCGGGGTGCTCGGCGGCGATCTCCTTGGCGATGCGCACCGCGGTGTTGGAGCCGCCGGCGGCCGGTGAGGGGATGATCTCGGCGCCCCACATGCGGAGCAGTTCGCGCCGCTCCTCGCTGGTGTTCTCGGGCATGACGCAGACCATGCGGTAGCCCTTGAGCTTGGCGGCCATGGCGAGCGAGATGCCGGTGTTGCCGCTGGTGGGCTCCAGGACGGTGCAGCCGGGGGTGAGCCGGCCGTCGGCCTCGGCGCGCTCGATCATGTGCAGTGCGGGGCGGTCCTTGATGGAGCCGGTGGGGTTGCGGTCCTCCAGCTTGGCCCAGAGGGTGACCAGGCCCTCGGTGTTGCCGGGGATCCCGGCGGAGAGCCGGGGCAGGCGGACCAGCGGGGTGTTGCCGACGGCTTCGAGCGGGCTGTCGTAACGCAAGGGGTGCCTCCGGCAACGGCGGTGGGGTTCGGGTCGGACGCCCGACCCGGCCGCGGCGGACCGCACCGGCGGTCCGCCGGGCCGGGTCGGGCGGGAGGTCAGCGGGCGCCGCCGGCCACGGCGGGCAGGATGGTGACGCTGTCGCCGTCGGAGAGGGCGGTGGAGATGCCCTCCAGGAAGCGGACGTCCTCGTCGTTCAGGTAGACGTTGACGAAGCGGCGCAGCTCGCCGCCGTCCAGCAGGCGGGCGGCGATGCCGGGGTGGCGGGCGTCGAGGTCGTGGAAGAGTTCCCCGAGGTTGCTGCCGGAGCCCTCGACGGCCTTGGCGCCGTCGGTGTAGGTGCGGAGGATGGTCGGGATGCGGACCTCGATGGCCATGGGTGCGCTCCTGTGCGAGTCGTGAGGTGGGTGGGCCGCAGAGGGCGCGGCGGGGCGTGGAGGGCCCGGGGCGTGCAGCCTCCGGCGGGCCTGGGCGGGCGGCTCAGCGCGAGCGCGCCGGCGTGCCGGGACAGATCGCACTGGCGAGCCGGCACAGGTCGACGTGCAGGCGCGCCACGAGGCGGGTGCCCGGGGCCTGGGTGCTCACATCGACGGAACGCATGGGCTCATCGTATAGATTCCCGGGCCCGCTCCTCCATGCCCGTCTCGGGATCCGGATGTTCATGTTCCTCATGCTGAGACCCGCCTGGAACGGCAAGGGCCCGCCGACCACTCGCGGACAGTCGGCGGGCCTCGCCCAGGTGGGTGCGGGTCAGGCCGGGTAGGCCTCGACGACCTGGACGTCTTCCTCTGTGATCTCACCGTCCACGATGCGGAACGAGCGGAACTGGTAGGGGTCCTCCGCGCCGTTGCCGTCGGCGGTGGAGACGAGGACGTAGTGGGCGTTCGGCTCGGAGGCGTAGCTCACGTCGGTGCGCGAGGGGTAGGCCTCGGTGGCGGTGTGCGAGTGGTAGACGATCACGGGCTCCTCGTCCCGCTCGTCCATCTCGCGGTAGAGCTTGAACAGGTCGCCCGAGTCGAACTCGTAGAAGGTCGGCGAGCGGGCCGCGTTGAGCATCGGGATGAACCGCTCGGGCCGGCCGCCGCCCTCCGGACCGGCGACCACGCCGCAGGCCTCGTCCGGATGGTCGGCGCGGGCGTGGGCGACGATCGCGTCCCGCAGTTCTCGGGTGATGGTCAGCATGCGGCCAGGATAGCCAGGCCCCGGCGGGCGGCGGCCGCGGTGTCCACGGCCTGGTCCGCCGGGGTCTCGCGGGCCGGTCAGCGTCCTTCGCCGCCGGTGGTCCCGTCGCCGTTCCCGGTCTTGGCCGCGGCCCCGGCCCCGGCGCCGTTGCGGGCGTGCAGGTGGTCGTGCGCGACGGCGTGGACGGCCTCGGGGCGGCGGCGCTTGAGCACCTGGTAGCCGACGACCAGCACCACGGCCCAGCCCGGGAAGACGTACAGGGAGATCCGGTTGCTCTCGTCCAGGGCGATCAGCACGACCACCAGGGCGAGGAAGGCGAGTGCGGCCCAGCTGCTCCAGGTGCCGCCGGGCGCCTTGAAGCCGGGCGGCGGCAGGTGGCCGCCCTTCCAGGCCTTCCGGTAGCGGATCTGGCAGATCAGGATCATCGCCCAGGTCCAGAGGCCGCAGACGGTGGCGACGGAGGTGATGTACTCGAACGCCTTGGCCGGGACGAGGTAGTTGAGGACCACGCCGGCGCCCATCAGCACGCAGGAGAGGCTGATCGCGGCGGACGGGGTGCGGCTGGCGTTGAGCTTGGTGAGCCGGCCGGGGGCCTGGCCGCGCAGGGCGAGGTCGCGGAGCATCCGGCCGGTGGAGTACATGCCGGAGTTGCAGGAGGAGAGCGCGGCGGTGAGCACCACGAAGTTGATGATGCCGGCGGCGGCGGGGATGCCGATCTTGCCGAAGGCGGCGACGAACGGGCTGACGCCGGGCTGGAACTCGGTCCACGGGACCAGCGAGAGGATGACGACCAGGGCGCCGATGTAGAACAGCGCGATGCGCCAGGGCAGGGTGTTGATCGCGCGCGGCAGGGTCTTCTGCGGGTTCTCGCTCTCGCCGGCGGTGACGCCGACGAGTTCGACGCCGAGGTAGGCGAACATGACGATCTGCAGGGTCATCACGGTGGCGCCGATGCCCTTGGGGAAGAAGCCGCCGTTCTCCCAGAGGTGGGTGATCGACGCGGTGTCACCGGCGTCGCTGAAGCCGAGGGTGAGCACCCCGACGCCGATCAGGATCATGCCGATGATGGCGGTGACCTTGATCATGGAGAACCAGAACTCGATCTCGCCGAAGAGCTTCACCGAGATCAGGTTGGCCCCGTACAGGATGACCAGGAAGGTGAGGGCGCTGAGCCACTGGGGGATGTCGGGTGCCCAGAACTTCACGTAGACGGCGGCCGCGGTGGTTTCCGCCATGCCCGTGACAACCCAGAAGAGCCAGTACGTCCACCCGGTCACGTAGCCCGCGAACGGTCCGACGAACTCCCGCGCGTACTCGGAGAAGCTCCCGGCGACCGGGCGGTAGGTGAGCAGCTCGCCGAGTGCCCGCATGATCGCGAAGATCACCACGCCGGCGACGGCGTAGGACAGGATCAGACTGGGACCGGACTTGGAGATCGCGGTGCCGGCGCCGAGGAAGAGGCCGGTGCCGATCGCGCCGCCGATCGCGATCATCTGGATCTGACGGCTGCCGAGCCCCCGCTCGTAGCCCTCCTCGTCCGGTTTGGCGTCGACGACTTCGTCGTAAACCTGCTCGGCCATGTTGCACCGTCCTGGATGGGTGGTCTCGTGGGGTGGGGAGAAGTCGTACCACGCCGGATCCGGATAGCGGTGTCCATCTGAGCGATATTTGAGCATGTCCCGATAGGGTTTCGCCCGTTCTGTCCGTAAAAGCGGCGACCCCCCGTCCAGCATGCGGACGGGGGGTCGCGGCCCGCTCCGGACGGCGCGCGGATGGCCCACGGGCGCCCTGGAGGCGGCTACGGGGAGGAGGCGCGGGGGCGGCGCGCAGACGGCGCGAGGAGGGCACGAGGGGCGGGCCCGCGGGCACCCGGACAGGGGGCGCGGGCACCCGGACACGGGCACCCGCGCACGGGCCCGGGGGCCTCAGTCGGACATCGACTCCAGCAGCGACTCCTGGAGGGCGCCGAGCCAGAGGTAGGCCATCACGAGCGGCTTCAGCTCGTCGGTGTCCGGCAGGTCGTAGAGGCCCTGCTCGTCCTCCTCGGTGATCTCCAGCCGCACCCCGAGGGTCAGCCGCAGGTCGTTGAGCGCGCCCAGCCAGCGCAGGCACTCGGCGGCGGCCAGCTTGACCACCCCGCCCTCGCCGCCGAGCCCGTCCAGGGCCTGGACGACGTGCAGCGCGTCCTCGCGCTTGCGGGCCCTGAGGTCCAGTTCGGTGTAGCGGCGGAACTCGCCGGCGGCCGCCCGGGACTCCTCGTCGGCGGGCTTCGCCGGGTCGCCGTAGGCGTCCGGGAAGAGCCGGGCCAGCGCCGGGTCGGCGGGCGCCTCGCTCGGCCCCTCGGCGAACAGCGCGGCCAGCGGATCGTCGCTCACCCCGCCCGGGCCGGGGCCGATCAGCTCCAGCATCTGCACCTCCAGCGAGCGCAGGATGGACGCCTCCAGCTCGTCCAGCGCGATCGCCGCGCTCCCGCCGCCGGCACTCTCGAACAACCCAGCCATCGGTATCGGTCAGCCCGTCTTCGTCGTCTCTGGTGGTCTACTGCGGTCGCGCGGGGTCAGTCGTGCTGCAGCGTGGCCCAGAGGCCGTAGCCGTGCATCGCCTGCACGTCGCGCTCCATCTCCTCGCGGGACCCGCTGGAGACCACCGCCCGGCCCTTGGTGTGCACCTCCATCATGAGCTTCCTGGCCTTGTCCTTCGGGTAGCCGAAGTAGGCCTGGAAGACGTACTGGACGTAGCTCATCAGGTTGACCGGGTCGTTGTGGACGATGGTGACCCACGGGGTGTCCGGTTCCACCACCGGCAGGCCTTCGACCTCCGGGCGCTCGATCTCCACGGGCGCGACACTCACCGACGGGTCCCTCCTCGCAGTCCTGCTCCCACAGGGGCATCGCCTGCCCCTCCAGCCCCCATGCTGCCATCCGGGGGAGCGGCGGGCGATTCCGCCCCCGGCACCCGCGACGCGCTGGACGACCGGCCCCGCCGAGAAATCGTCACTCTGACGCTAAGGGGTAGTAGCATCATCCTCATGGACGCCACTTCCGTGCCCGCGGCCGGCTCGACCGCGCTGCTCACCGACCGCTACGAGCTCACCATGCTGCAGGCCGCCCTGCGCAGCGGAGCCGCGCACCGCCGCTCCGTCTTCGAGGTGTTCACCCGGCGACTGCCCGGCGGCCGCCGCTACGGCGTCATGGCCGGCACCGGCCGGGTGCTGGACGCCATCGAGGACTTCCGCTTCACCTCGGCCCAGCTCGACTGGCTCGCCGGCGAGCACGTCGTCGACGAGGAGACCCTGCGCTACCTCGCCGACTACCGGTTCACCGGGGACATCCACGGCTACCCGGAGGGCGAGGTCTACTTCCCCGGCTCGCCGGTGCTCACCGTCGAGGGCAGCTTCGCCGAGGCGGTGATCCTGGAGACGGTGATCCTCTCGATCCTGAACCACGACTCCGCGATCGCCGCCGCGGCCTCCCGGATGACCTCCGCCGCCGGCGGCCGCCCGGTGATCGAGATGGGCGCCCGCCGCGCCCACGAACAGGCCGCCGTCGCCGCCGCCCGCGCCGCCTACGTCGCCGGCTTCTCCGCCACCTCCGACCTGGAGGCCGGCTTCACCTACGGCATCCCGACCACGGGGACCGCCGCGCACGCCTTCACCCTCGTCCACGACAGCGAGCGGGACGCCTTCCGGGCCCAGATCGCCTCGATGGGCAAGGGCACCACCCTGCTGGTCGACACCTTCGACCTGCGCGAGGCGGTCCGCACCGCCGTGGAGGTGGCCGGACCGGAACTCGGCGCCGTCCGGATCGACTCCGGCGACCTCACCCTGCTCGCCCACCGGGTCCGCCGC from Kitasatospora sp. NBC_00458 includes:
- a CDS encoding MerR family transcriptional regulator, whose translation is MSRSTDLWSYAEIARHINVQSETVRNYRRHGLLPEPDVIDGSGHPRWYPDTIRAWARRRPGHR
- a CDS encoding DUF2017 domain-containing protein; this encodes MAGLFESAGGGSAAIALDELEASILRSLEVQMLELIGPGPGGVSDDPLAALFAEGPSEAPADPALARLFPDAYGDPAKPADEESRAAAGEFRRYTELDLRARKREDALHVVQALDGLGGEGGVVKLAAAECLRWLGALNDLRLTLGVRLEITEEDEQGLYDLPDTDELKPLVMAYLWLGALQESLLESMSD
- a CDS encoding M67 family metallopeptidase yields the protein MLTITRELRDAIVAHARADHPDEACGVVAGPEGGGRPERFIPMLNAARSPTFYEFDSGDLFKLYREMDERDEEPVIVYHSHTATEAYPSRTDVSYASEPNAHYVLVSTADGNGAEDPYQFRSFRIVDGEITEEDVQVVEAYPA
- a CDS encoding amino acid permease, which encodes MAEQVYDEVVDAKPDEEGYERGLGSRQIQMIAIGGAIGTGLFLGAGTAISKSGPSLILSYAVAGVVIFAIMRALGELLTYRPVAGSFSEYAREFVGPFAGYVTGWTYWLFWVVTGMAETTAAAVYVKFWAPDIPQWLSALTFLVILYGANLISVKLFGEIEFWFSMIKVTAIIGMILIGVGVLTLGFSDAGDTASITHLWENGGFFPKGIGATVMTLQIVMFAYLGVELVGVTAGESENPQKTLPRAINTLPWRIALFYIGALVVILSLVPWTEFQPGVSPFVAAFGKIGIPAAAGIINFVVLTAALSSCNSGMYSTGRMLRDLALRGQAPGRLTKLNASRTPSAAISLSCVLMGAGVVLNYLVPAKAFEYITSVATVCGLWTWAMILICQIRYRKAWKGGHLPPPGFKAPGGTWSSWAALAFLALVVVLIALDESNRISLYVFPGWAVVLVVGYQVLKRRRPEAVHAVAHDHLHARNGAGAGAAAKTGNGDGTTGGEGR
- a CDS encoding nicotinate phosphoribosyltransferase, coding for MDATSVPAAGSTALLTDRYELTMLQAALRSGAAHRRSVFEVFTRRLPGGRRYGVMAGTGRVLDAIEDFRFTSAQLDWLAGEHVVDEETLRYLADYRFTGDIHGYPEGEVYFPGSPVLTVEGSFAEAVILETVILSILNHDSAIAAAASRMTSAAGGRPVIEMGARRAHEQAAVAAARAAYVAGFSATSDLEAGFTYGIPTTGTAAHAFTLVHDSERDAFRAQIASMGKGTTLLVDTFDLREAVRTAVEVAGPELGAVRIDSGDLTLLAHRVRRQLDELGATGTRIIVTSDLDEYAIAALAAAPVDGYGVGTSLVTGSGHPTCAMVYKLVARAAGPDGPMIPVAKRSAGGKTSVGGRKWAARRPDADGVAEAEVVGTGPVPAELEPHLVQVPLVRAGELVGREPLAAARDRHVRARAALPLSATQLSKGDPVLATELRV
- a CDS encoding PLP-dependent cysteine synthase family protein; the encoded protein is MRYDSPLEAVGNTPLVRLPRLSAGIPGNTEGLVTLWAKLEDRNPTGSIKDRPALHMIERAEADGRLTPGCTVLEPTSGNTGISLAMAAKLKGYRMVCVMPENTSEERRELLRMWGAEIIPSPAAGGSNTAVRIAKEIAAEHPDWVMLYQYGNPDNAGAHYATTGPEILADLPTVTHFVAGLGTTGTLMGVGRFLREKVPGVRIVAAEPRYDDLVYGLRNLDEGFVPELYDAEVLTTRFSVGSADAVLRTRELLQQEGIFAGVSTGAILHAAIGVGRKAAQAGERADVVFVVADGGWKYLSTGIYTAESTEAAVEALQGQLWA
- the clpS gene encoding ATP-dependent Clp protease adapter ClpS; the protein is MSVAPVEIERPEVEGLPVVEPDTPWVTIVHNDPVNLMSYVQYVFQAYFGYPKDKARKLMMEVHTKGRAVVSSGSREEMERDVQAMHGYGLWATLQHD
- a CDS encoding MoaD/ThiS family protein — its product is MAIEVRIPTILRTYTDGAKAVEGSGSNLGELFHDLDARHPGIAARLLDGGELRRFVNVYLNDEDVRFLEGISTALSDGDSVTILPAVAGGAR
- a CDS encoding putative leader peptide — encoded protein: MRSVDVSTQAPGTRLVARLHVDLCRLASAICPGTPARSR